The following proteins are encoded in a genomic region of Hippopotamus amphibius kiboko isolate mHipAmp2 chromosome 8, mHipAmp2.hap2, whole genome shotgun sequence:
- the MAP2 gene encoding microtubule-associated protein 2 isoform X2 → MEFHDQQELTPSPAELLDKKEKESEKESKPGEDLKHAALVSQPATTKTSPDKKDMQGTEEEKAPPALFGHSLSDSLEDTKQKTEPSLVVPDIGLPAEPAAAKEQKDWFIQMPMEAKKDEWGLVAPISPGPLTPMKEKDVLEDIPKWEGKQFDSPMPSPFQGGSFTLPLDVTKNEIVAAASPFAPVLLQPDDKKSLGETGSPATAKDSSTVEEPHKDQPDKMAEAPASEAVASPKDAHFSIVDECVPEKVLGEEKEAIKQENVQVKETPALSEQESLFTEKEPHPKLEEETTISDKETVPKEGEPPKLTEEETGVIQPSREHTYSKEEQKGQEPPTDVLKQDSFPVSLEQAVTDSAMTSKTPENIVTEPAALSEKSATQELFEEKIADKDSKFEEVGAVTSAELDMPFYEDKSGMSKYFETSALKEEVTKSIQPGSDYYELSDARESAQESFDTASPTYKNGDKAPPEETESQPSAPAQETGYSTLAQSYPSDLPEEPSSPQERMFTIDPKVYGEKRDLHSKNKDDLTLSRSLGLGGRSAIEQRSMSINLPMSCLDSIALGFNFGRGHDLSPLASDILTNTSGSMDEGDDYLPATTPAVDKAPCFPTESKEEKEQVKGEKATGEENTQVETSCESPFLAKDYYKNGTVMAPDLPEMLDLAGTRSRLASVSADAEVTRRKSVPSETVMEESSTGLPPVTDENHVIVKTDSQLEDLGYCVFNKYTVPLPSPVQDSENLSGESGSFYEGTDDKVRRDLATDLSLIEVKLAAAGRVKDELSAEKEASPPISGDKSGLSREFDQEKKVNDKLDTVLEKSEEHADSKEHAKETDEAGDEVETAGLGVTHEQASAEELTVSKDASPLVAEKAEKGLSSVPEVAEVEPSKKAEPELDFAAKKADQGQLDVKISDFGQMASGLHIDAGKATELKLEDTQDLVPSSTAPQEADAFMSVEPGHVKEGTKVSETEVKEKVAKPDLVHQEAVDKEESYESSGEHESLTMESLKADEGKKETSPESSLIQDEIAIKLSVEIPCAPAVSEADLAADERADVQMEFIQLPKEESKETPDISITPSDVTEPLPEATGAEPLEAQSEEEEIEARGEYDKLLFRSDTLQITDLGVPGVREEFVETCPGEHKGVIESVVTIEDDFITVVQTTTDEGESGSHSVRFAALEQPEVERRPSPHAEEELEVEEAAEAQAEPKDGSPEAPASPEREEVGLSEYKTETYDDYKDETTIDDSIMDADSLWVDTQDDDRSIMTEQLETIPKEEKAEKEARRPSLEKHRKEKPFKTGRGRISTPERKIAKKEPSTVSRDEVRRKKAVYKKAELAKKTEVQAHSPSRKFILKPAIKYTRPTHLSCVKRKTTAGAESAQAPSVFKQAKDKVSNPTLSKIPALQGSTKSPRCSSACPSTTKRATFSDSLFIQPTSAGSTDRLPYSESGNKDGVTKSPEKRSSLPRPSSILPPRRGVSGDRDENSFSLNSSISSSARRTTRSEPIRRAGKSGTSTPTTPGSTAITPGTPPSYSSRTPGTPGTPSYPRTPHTPGTPKSAILVPSEKKVAIIRTPPKSPATPKQLRLINQPLPDLKNVKSKIGSTDNIKYQPKGGQVRILNKKIDFSKVQSRCGSKDNIKHSAGGGNVQIVTKKIDLSHVTSKCGSLKNIRHRPGGGRVKIESVKLDFKEKAQAKVGSLDNAHHVPGGGNVKIDSQKLNFREHAKARVDHGAEIITQSPGRSSVASPRRLSNVSSSGSINLLESPQLATLAEDVTAALAKQGL, encoded by the exons ATGGAGTTTCATGATCAACAGGAATTGACTCCCTCTCCAGCTGAGCTATTagacaagaaggaaaaggaatcagagaaagaaagtaaGCCTGGTGAAGACCTTAAACATGCTGCCTTAGTTTCTCAGCCTGCGACAACTAAAACTTCCCCGGATAAAAAGGACATGCAaggcacagaagaagaaaaagcaccTCCCGCTCTGTTTGGGCATAGTCTCAGCGACAGCCTAGAAGATACGAAACAGAAGACAGAACCAAGCCTAGTGGTACCTGATATTGGCCTTCCAGCAGAGCCCGCAGCTGCAAAAGAGCAAAAGGACTGGTTCATCCAAATGCCAATGGAAGCAAAAAAGGACGAgtggggtttagttgctccaataTCTCCTGGCCCCCTAACACCTATGAAGGAAAAAGACGTACTTGAGGATATCCCCAAATGGGAGGGGAAACAGTTTGATTCTCCCATGCCAAGTCCCTTTCAGGGAGGAAGCTTCACTCTTCCTTTAGATGTCACGAAGAATGAAATCGTTGCAGCCGCATCACCATTTGCCCCCGTCCTGTTACAACCAGATGACAAAAAATCTCTGGGAGAAACTGGTAGCCCAGCAACTGCCAAAGATAGTTCTACAGTCGAAGAGCCCCATAAGGATCAACCTGACAAAATGGCAGAAGCACCAGCCTCAGAGGCAGTTGCCTCACCCAAAGATGCTCACTTTTCAATTGTGGATGAGTGTGTCCCGGAGAAAGTtttaggagaagagaaagaggcaaTAAAGCAAGAGAATGTGCAGGTAAAAGAGACTCCCGCCCTCAGTGAACAGGAATCTCTGTTTACTGAAAAGGAACCTCACCCAAAGCTTGAAGAAGAAACAACCATTTCCGACAAAGAAACCGTGCCGAAAGAGGGTGAACCCCCAAAAttgacagaggaagaaacaggtgTAATTCAGCCCTCCAGAGAGCACACGTACtcaaaagaagaacagaaaggTCAGGAGCCTCCCACAGATGTATTAAAACAGGACTCATTCCCTGTAAGTTTGGAGCAAGCAGTTACCGATTCAGCCATGACCTCTAAGACACCGGAAAATATCGTGACCGAACCAGCTGCACTAAGTGAAAAGAGTGCCACCCAGGagctttttgaagaaaaaattgcTGACAAAGATAGTAAGTTTGAAGAAGTTGGAGCTGTAACATCAGCTGAGCTTGACATGCCATTTTATGAAGATAAGTCAGGAATGTCCAAGTACTTTGAGACATCTGCCTTGAAAGAAGAAGTGACAAAGAGCATCCAGCCAGGCAGTGATTACTATGAACTGAGCGATGCAAGGGAAAGTGCCCAAGAATCTTTTGATACCGCATCTCCCACATATAAAAATGGCGACAAGGCACCTCCAGAAGAGACAGAATCCCAGCCCAGTGCTCCAGCACAGGAAACAGGGTATAGCACTCTCGCACAGAGTTACCCATCTGACTTACCTGAAGAACCCAGCTCTCCTCAAGAAAGAATGTTCACTATTGATCCAAAAGTGTatggggagaaaagggacctcCACAGTAAGAATAAGGATGATTTGACGCTAAGCAGGAGTTTAGGACTTGGTGGTAGGTCTGCAATAGAACAAAGAAGCATGTCAATCAATTTGCCCATGTCTTGCCTGGATTCCATAGCCCTTGGATTTAACTTTGGTCGGGGGCATGATCTTTCTCCCCTTGCTTCTGATATTCTAACCAACACTAGTGGAAGTATGGACGAAGGAGATGATTACCTTCCAGCCACAACACCTGCAGTGGACAAGGCCCCTTGCTTCCcaacagaaagcaaagaagaaaaagaacaggtaAAGGGAGAAAAGGCAACTGGAGAAGAAAACACCCAAGTCGAAACATCGTGTGAGTCACCTTTCCTAGCCAAAGATTATTACAAAAATGGTACTGTCATGGCACCTGACCTGCCTGAAATGCTAGACCTGGCAGGCACAAGGTCAAGATTAGCTTCCGTCAGTGCAGATGCTGAAGTTACCAGGAGAAAATCAGTCCCATCAGAGACCGTGATGGAGGAGAGTAGTACTGGCTTGCCCCCTGTCACTGATGAAAACCACGTCATTGTTAAAACTGACAGTCAACTCGAAGACCTAGGCTACtgtgtgttcaataaatacacaGTCCCACTCCCATCACCTGTTCAAGACAGTGAGAATTTATCTGGGGAGAGTGGTTCCTTTTATGAAGGCACTGATGATAAAGTGCGAAGAGATTTGGCCACAGATCTTTCATTGATTGAAGTCAAACTGGCAGCTGCTGGAAGAGTCAAAGATGAACTCAGTGCTGAGAAAGAAGCATCCCCACCTATCTCTGGTGACAAATCAGGACTGAGTAGGGAGTTTGATCAGGAGAAGAAAGTGAATGATAAGCTGGATACTGTGCTAGAAAAAAGTGAAGAACATGCTGATTCAAAAGAACATGCCAAGGAAACAGACGAGGCTGGTGATGAAGTTGAAACTGCTGGATTAGGAGTAACCCATGAGCAAGCTTCAGCCGAAGAACTGACAGTCTCAAAAGATGCATCACCTCTTGTGGCTGAGAAAGCCGAGAAAGGTCTTAGTTCAGTGCCAGAGGTAGCTGAGGTAGAACCATCCAAAAAAGCTGAACCAGAACTGGATTTTGCTGCAAAGAAAGCTGACCAGGGTCAGTTAGATGTTAAAATCAGTGACTTTGGACAGATGGCCTCAGGGCTACACATAGATGCTGGAAAGGCAACAGAGCTTAAACTTGAGGATACCCAGGACCTCGTCCCCTCATCCACAGCACCTCAGGAGGCAGATGCATTTATGAGTGTTGAGCCTGGCCATGTGAAAGAAGGCACCAAGGTTAGTGAAACAGAAGTCAAGGAGAAGGTGGCCAAGCCTGACCTGGTGCACCAGGAGGCTGTAGACAAAGAGGAGTCCTATGAGTCCAGTGGTGAGCATGAAAGCCTCACCATGGAGTCCTTGAAAGCTGATGAGGGCAAGAAGGAAACTTCCCCAGAATCTTCTCTAATTCAAGACGAGATTGCCATCAAATTGTCTGTGGAAATACCCTGTGCACCTGCTGTTTCAGAGGCTGATTTAGCCGCAGATGAGAGAGCTGATGTCCAGATGGAATTTATTCAGCTgccaaaagaagaaagcaaagagacCCCAGATATATCTATCACACCCTCCGATGTTACAGAGCCTTTGCCTGAAGCCACCGGAGCTGAACCGTTGGAGGCTCAGAGCGAGGAAGAAGAGATAGAAGCCCGGGGAGAATATGACAAACTGCTCTTCCGCTCAGACACCCTTCAGATTACCGACCTGGGTGTCCCAGGTGTCAGAGAGGAATTTGTGGAGACCTGCCCTGGTGAACACAAAGGAGTGATTGAGTCCGTTGTAACCATCGAGGATGATTTCATCACTGTCGTGCAAACCACAACTGACGAAGGGGAGTCGGGTTCCCACAGTGTGCGTTTTGCAGCCCTAGAACAGCCCGAGGTGGAAAGGAGACCGTCCCCCCATGCCGAAGAAGAGCTTGAAGTAGAAGAGGCAGCTGAAGCCCAGGCTGAACCCAAGGATGGCTCCCCAGAAGCTCCAGCGTCCCCTGAGAGAGAAGAGGTTGGACTCTCAGAATATAAGACAGAAACCTATGATGATTACAAAGACGAGACCACCATTGATGACTCCATCATGGATGCTGACAGCCTCTGGGTGGACACTCAAG ATGATGATAGGAGCATCATGACAGAACAGTTAGAAACTATCCCTAAAGAGGAGAAAGCTGAAAAGGAAGCTCGGAGACCATCTCTGGAGAAACATAGAAAAGAAAAGCCTTTTAAAACCGGGAGAGGCAGAATTTCCACTCCTGAAAGAAAAATAGCTAAAAAGGAACCTAGCACAGTCTCCAGAGATGaagtgagaaggaaaaaag CAGTTTATAAGAAGGCTGAACTTGCTAAAAAAACAGAAGTTCAGGCCCACTCTCCCTCCaggaaattcattttaaaacctgCTATCAAATATACTAGACCAACTCATCTCTCCTGTGTTAAGCGGAAAACGACAG CAGGTGCTGAATCAGCTCAGGCTCCCAGTGTATTTAAACAGGCAAAGGACAAAGTCTCT AATCCTACCTTGTCAAAGATTCCTGCCTTACAGGGTAGCACAAAGTCCCCAAGATGCAGCTCAGCCTGCCCTAGTACGACTAAAAGGGCTACATTTTCTGACAGTTTATTCATACAGCCCACCTCAGCGGGCTCCACAGACCGTTTACCATACTCAGAATCAGGCAACAAG GATGGAGTAACCAAGAGCCCAGAAAAGCGCTCTTCTCTGCCGAGACCGTCCTCCATTCTCCCTCCTCGCCGAGGTGTATCAGGAGACAGAGATGAGAATTCCTTCTCTCTCAACAGTTCTATCTCCTCTTCTGCACGGCGGACCACTA GGTCAGAGCCAATTCGCAGAGCAGGAAAAAGTGGCACTTCAACACCCACTACCCCCGGATCAACCGCCATCACTCCTGGCACCCCACCAAGCTATTCTTCACGCACACCAGGCACTCCTGGAACCCCTAGCTACCCCAGGACCCCTCACACACCAGGAACCCCCAAGTCTGCCATCTTGGTGCCCAGTGAGAAGAAAGTTGCCATTATACGTACACCTCCAAAATCTCCTGCTACTCCCAAGCAGCTTCGGCTTATCAACCAACCACTGCCAGACCTGAAGAATGTCAAATCCAAAATCGGATCGACAGACAACATCAAATACCAGCCTAAAGGGGGGCAG GTTAGGATTTTAAACAAGAAGATCGATTTTAGCAAGGTTCAGTCCAGATGTGGTTCCAAGGATAACATCAAACATTCTGCTGGGGGCGGAAAT GTACAGATTGTCACCAAGAAGATAGACCTAAGCCACGTGACATCCAAATGCGGCTCTCTGAAGAACATCCGACACAGGCCAG GTGGTGGGCGTGTGAAAATTGAGAGTGTGAAACTGGATTTCAAAGAAAAGGCCCAAGCTAAAGTCGGTTCGCTTGACAATGCTCACCACGTACCTGGAGGTGGTAATGTCAAG ATTGACAGCCAAAAGTTGAACTTCAGAGAGCATGCTAAGGCCCGTGTGGACCACGGAGCTGAGATCATTACACAGTCTCCAGGCAGATCCAGCGTGGCATCCCCCCGACGACTCAGCAACGTCTCCTCTTCTGGAAGCATCAACCTACTCGAATCCCCCCAGCTTGCCACTCTGGCCGAGGATGTCACGGCCGCACTCGCTAAGCAGGGCTTGTGA
- the MAP2 gene encoding microtubule-associated protein 2 isoform X6: MADDRKDEAKAPHWTSAQLTEASAHPHPPEIKDQGGSGEGLVRSANGFPYGEDEEGAFGEHGSQVTYSDTKENGINGELTSADRETAEEVSARIVQVVTAEAVAVLKGEQEKEAQHKDQPAALPLAAEETANLPPSPPPSPASEQTVTVEEEEETLENPMAEEEKPATLPEKECGAAEASHQPKGLSEGQVESSAEAQIVPAESAPAGAPQEKSVKEVTEVSPEVKTPSSAGEGLLTASKMEFHDQQELTPSPAELLDKKEKESEKESKPGEDLKHAALVSQPATTKTSPDKKDMQGTEEEKAPPALFGHSLSDSLEDTKQKTEPSLVVPDIGLPAEPAAAKEQKDWFIQMPMEAKKDEWGLVAPISPGPLTPMKEKDVLEDIPKWEGKQFDSPMPSPFQGGSFTLPLDVTKNEIVAAASPFAPVLLQPDDKKSLGETGSPATAKDSSTVEEPHKDQPDKMAEAPASEAVASPKDAHFSIVDECVPEKVLGEEKEAIKQENVQVKETPALSEQESLFTEKEPHPKLEEETTISDKETVPKEGEPPKLTEEETGVIQPSREHTYSKEEQKGQEPPTDVLKQDSFPVSLEQAVTDSAMTSKTPENIVTEPAALSEKSATQELFEEKIADKDSKFEEVGAVTSAELDMPFYEDKSGMSKYFETSALKEEVTKSIQPGSDYYELSDARESAQESFDTASPTYKNGDKAPPEETESQPSAPAQETGYSTLAQSYPSDLPEEPSSPQERMFTIDPKVYGEKRDLHSKNKDDLTLSRSLGLGGRSAIEQRSMSINLPMSCLDSIALGFNFGRGHDLSPLASDILTNTSGSMDEGDDYLPATTPAVDKAPCFPTESKEEKEQVKGEKATGEENTQVETSCESPFLAKDYYKNGTVMAPDLPEMLDLAGTRSRLASVSADAEVTRRKSVPSETVMEESSTGLPPVTDENHVIVKTDSQLEDLGYCVFNKYTVPLPSPVQDSENLSGESGSFYEGTDDKVRRDLATDLSLIEVKLAAAGRVKDELSAEKEASPPISGDKSGLSREFDQEKKVNDKLDTVLEKSEEHADSKEHAKETDEAGDEVETAGLGVTHEQASAEELTVSKDASPLVAEKAEKGLSSVPEVAEVEPSKKAEPELDFAAKKADQGQLDVKISDFGQMASGLHIDAGKATELKLEDTQDLVPSSTAPQEADAFMSVEPGHVKEGTKVSETEVKEKVAKPDLVHQEAVDKEESYESSGEHESLTMESLKADEGKKETSPESSLIQDEIAIKLSVEIPCAPAVSEADLAADERADVQMEFIQLPKEESKETPDISITPSDVTEPLPEATGAEPLEAQSEEEEIEARGEYDKLLFRSDTLQITDLGVPGVREEFVETCPGEHKGVIESVVTIEDDFITVVQTTTDEGESGSHSVRFAALEQPEVERRPSPHAEEELEVEEAAEAQAEPKDGSPEAPASPEREEVGLSEYKTETYDDYKDETTIDDSIMDADSLWVDTQDDDRSIMTEQLETIPKEEKAEKEARRPSLEKHRKEKPFKTGRGRISTPERKIAKKEPSTVSRDEVRRKKAVYKKAELAKKTEVQAHSPSRKFILKPAIKYTRPTHLSCVKRKTTAAGAESAQAPSVFKQAKDKVSNPTLSKIPALQGSTKSPRCSSACPSTTKRATFSDSLFIQPTSAGSTDRLPYSESGNKDGVTKSPEKRSSLPRPSSILPPRRGVSGDRDENSFSLNSSISSSARRTTRSEPIRRAGKSGTSTPTTPGSTAITPGTPPSYSSRTPGTPGTPSYPRTPHTPGTPKSAILVPSEKKVAIIRTPPKSPATPKQLRLINQPLPDLKNVKSKIGSTDNIKYQPKGGQVRILNKKIDFSKVQSRCGSKDNIKHSAGGGNVQIVTKKIDLSHVTSKCGSLKNIRHRPGGGRVKIESVKLDFKEKAQAKVGSLDNAHHVPGGGNVKIDSQKLNFREHAKARVDHGAEIITQSPGRSSVASPRRLSNVSSSGSINLLESPQLATLAEDVTAALAKQGL, from the exons AAGAAGAAACGCTAGAGAATCCAATGGCTGAGGAAGAGAAACCTGCCACTCTTCCTGAGAAAGAGTGTGGGGCTGCCGAGGCCTCACACCAACCCAAGGGCCTCAGTGAGGGCCAAGTGGAGTCTAGTGCGGAGGCCCAGATAGTTCCTGCAGAAAGTGCCCCAGCAGGGGCCCCACAAGAGAAAAGTGTAAAAGAGGTCACGGAGGTGTCTCCGGAAGTAAAAACTCCTTCCTCTGCCGGGGAAG GTTTACTTACAGCCTCGAAGATGGAGTTTCATGATCAACAGGAATTGACTCCCTCTCCAGCTGAGCTATTagacaagaaggaaaaggaatcagagaaagaaagtaaGCCTGGTGAAGACCTTAAACATGCTGCCTTAGTTTCTCAGCCTGCGACAACTAAAACTTCCCCGGATAAAAAGGACATGCAaggcacagaagaagaaaaagcaccTCCCGCTCTGTTTGGGCATAGTCTCAGCGACAGCCTAGAAGATACGAAACAGAAGACAGAACCAAGCCTAGTGGTACCTGATATTGGCCTTCCAGCAGAGCCCGCAGCTGCAAAAGAGCAAAAGGACTGGTTCATCCAAATGCCAATGGAAGCAAAAAAGGACGAgtggggtttagttgctccaataTCTCCTGGCCCCCTAACACCTATGAAGGAAAAAGACGTACTTGAGGATATCCCCAAATGGGAGGGGAAACAGTTTGATTCTCCCATGCCAAGTCCCTTTCAGGGAGGAAGCTTCACTCTTCCTTTAGATGTCACGAAGAATGAAATCGTTGCAGCCGCATCACCATTTGCCCCCGTCCTGTTACAACCAGATGACAAAAAATCTCTGGGAGAAACTGGTAGCCCAGCAACTGCCAAAGATAGTTCTACAGTCGAAGAGCCCCATAAGGATCAACCTGACAAAATGGCAGAAGCACCAGCCTCAGAGGCAGTTGCCTCACCCAAAGATGCTCACTTTTCAATTGTGGATGAGTGTGTCCCGGAGAAAGTtttaggagaagagaaagaggcaaTAAAGCAAGAGAATGTGCAGGTAAAAGAGACTCCCGCCCTCAGTGAACAGGAATCTCTGTTTACTGAAAAGGAACCTCACCCAAAGCTTGAAGAAGAAACAACCATTTCCGACAAAGAAACCGTGCCGAAAGAGGGTGAACCCCCAAAAttgacagaggaagaaacaggtgTAATTCAGCCCTCCAGAGAGCACACGTACtcaaaagaagaacagaaaggTCAGGAGCCTCCCACAGATGTATTAAAACAGGACTCATTCCCTGTAAGTTTGGAGCAAGCAGTTACCGATTCAGCCATGACCTCTAAGACACCGGAAAATATCGTGACCGAACCAGCTGCACTAAGTGAAAAGAGTGCCACCCAGGagctttttgaagaaaaaattgcTGACAAAGATAGTAAGTTTGAAGAAGTTGGAGCTGTAACATCAGCTGAGCTTGACATGCCATTTTATGAAGATAAGTCAGGAATGTCCAAGTACTTTGAGACATCTGCCTTGAAAGAAGAAGTGACAAAGAGCATCCAGCCAGGCAGTGATTACTATGAACTGAGCGATGCAAGGGAAAGTGCCCAAGAATCTTTTGATACCGCATCTCCCACATATAAAAATGGCGACAAGGCACCTCCAGAAGAGACAGAATCCCAGCCCAGTGCTCCAGCACAGGAAACAGGGTATAGCACTCTCGCACAGAGTTACCCATCTGACTTACCTGAAGAACCCAGCTCTCCTCAAGAAAGAATGTTCACTATTGATCCAAAAGTGTatggggagaaaagggacctcCACAGTAAGAATAAGGATGATTTGACGCTAAGCAGGAGTTTAGGACTTGGTGGTAGGTCTGCAATAGAACAAAGAAGCATGTCAATCAATTTGCCCATGTCTTGCCTGGATTCCATAGCCCTTGGATTTAACTTTGGTCGGGGGCATGATCTTTCTCCCCTTGCTTCTGATATTCTAACCAACACTAGTGGAAGTATGGACGAAGGAGATGATTACCTTCCAGCCACAACACCTGCAGTGGACAAGGCCCCTTGCTTCCcaacagaaagcaaagaagaaaaagaacaggtaAAGGGAGAAAAGGCAACTGGAGAAGAAAACACCCAAGTCGAAACATCGTGTGAGTCACCTTTCCTAGCCAAAGATTATTACAAAAATGGTACTGTCATGGCACCTGACCTGCCTGAAATGCTAGACCTGGCAGGCACAAGGTCAAGATTAGCTTCCGTCAGTGCAGATGCTGAAGTTACCAGGAGAAAATCAGTCCCATCAGAGACCGTGATGGAGGAGAGTAGTACTGGCTTGCCCCCTGTCACTGATGAAAACCACGTCATTGTTAAAACTGACAGTCAACTCGAAGACCTAGGCTACtgtgtgttcaataaatacacaGTCCCACTCCCATCACCTGTTCAAGACAGTGAGAATTTATCTGGGGAGAGTGGTTCCTTTTATGAAGGCACTGATGATAAAGTGCGAAGAGATTTGGCCACAGATCTTTCATTGATTGAAGTCAAACTGGCAGCTGCTGGAAGAGTCAAAGATGAACTCAGTGCTGAGAAAGAAGCATCCCCACCTATCTCTGGTGACAAATCAGGACTGAGTAGGGAGTTTGATCAGGAGAAGAAAGTGAATGATAAGCTGGATACTGTGCTAGAAAAAAGTGAAGAACATGCTGATTCAAAAGAACATGCCAAGGAAACAGACGAGGCTGGTGATGAAGTTGAAACTGCTGGATTAGGAGTAACCCATGAGCAAGCTTCAGCCGAAGAACTGACAGTCTCAAAAGATGCATCACCTCTTGTGGCTGAGAAAGCCGAGAAAGGTCTTAGTTCAGTGCCAGAGGTAGCTGAGGTAGAACCATCCAAAAAAGCTGAACCAGAACTGGATTTTGCTGCAAAGAAAGCTGACCAGGGTCAGTTAGATGTTAAAATCAGTGACTTTGGACAGATGGCCTCAGGGCTACACATAGATGCTGGAAAGGCAACAGAGCTTAAACTTGAGGATACCCAGGACCTCGTCCCCTCATCCACAGCACCTCAGGAGGCAGATGCATTTATGAGTGTTGAGCCTGGCCATGTGAAAGAAGGCACCAAGGTTAGTGAAACAGAAGTCAAGGAGAAGGTGGCCAAGCCTGACCTGGTGCACCAGGAGGCTGTAGACAAAGAGGAGTCCTATGAGTCCAGTGGTGAGCATGAAAGCCTCACCATGGAGTCCTTGAAAGCTGATGAGGGCAAGAAGGAAACTTCCCCAGAATCTTCTCTAATTCAAGACGAGATTGCCATCAAATTGTCTGTGGAAATACCCTGTGCACCTGCTGTTTCAGAGGCTGATTTAGCCGCAGATGAGAGAGCTGATGTCCAGATGGAATTTATTCAGCTgccaaaagaagaaagcaaagagacCCCAGATATATCTATCACACCCTCCGATGTTACAGAGCCTTTGCCTGAAGCCACCGGAGCTGAACCGTTGGAGGCTCAGAGCGAGGAAGAAGAGATAGAAGCCCGGGGAGAATATGACAAACTGCTCTTCCGCTCAGACACCCTTCAGATTACCGACCTGGGTGTCCCAGGTGTCAGAGAGGAATTTGTGGAGACCTGCCCTGGTGAACACAAAGGAGTGATTGAGTCCGTTGTAACCATCGAGGATGATTTCATCACTGTCGTGCAAACCACAACTGACGAAGGGGAGTCGGGTTCCCACAGTGTGCGTTTTGCAGCCCTAGAACAGCCCGAGGTGGAAAGGAGACCGTCCCCCCATGCCGAAGAAGAGCTTGAAGTAGAAGAGGCAGCTGAAGCCCAGGCTGAACCCAAGGATGGCTCCCCAGAAGCTCCAGCGTCCCCTGAGAGAGAAGAGGTTGGACTCTCAGAATATAAGACAGAAACCTATGATGATTACAAAGACGAGACCACCATTGATGACTCCATCATGGATGCTGACAGCCTCTGGGTGGACACTCAAG ATGATGATAGGAGCATCATGACAGAACAGTTAGAAACTATCCCTAAAGAGGAGAAAGCTGAAAAGGAAGCTCGGAGACCATCTCTGGAGAAACATAGAAAAGAAAAGCCTTTTAAAACCGGGAGAGGCAGAATTTCCACTCCTGAAAGAAAAATAGCTAAAAAGGAACCTAGCACAGTCTCCAGAGATGaagtgagaaggaaaaaag CAGTTTATAAGAAGGCTGAACTTGCTAAAAAAACAGAAGTTCAGGCCCACTCTCCCTCCaggaaattcattttaaaacctgCTATCAAATATACTAGACCAACTCATCTCTCCTGTGTTAAGCGGAAAACGACAG CAGCAGGTGCTGAATCAGCTCAGGCTCCCAGTGTATTTAAACAGGCAAAGGACAAAGTCTCT AATCCTACCTTGTCAAAGATTCCTGCCTTACAGGGTAGCACAAAGTCCCCAAGATGCAGCTCAGCCTGCCCTAGTACGACTAAAAGGGCTACATTTTCTGACAGTTTATTCATACAGCCCACCTCAGCGGGCTCCACAGACCGTTTACCATACTCAGAATCAGGCAACAAG GATGGAGTAACCAAGAGCCCAGAAAAGCGCTCTTCTCTGCCGAGACCGTCCTCCATTCTCCCTCCTCGCCGAGGTGTATCAGGAGACAGAGATGAGAATTCCTTCTCTCTCAACAGTTCTATCTCCTCTTCTGCACGGCGGACCACTA GGTCAGAGCCAATTCGCAGAGCAGGAAAAAGTGGCACTTCAACACCCACTACCCCCGGATCAACCGCCATCACTCCTGGCACCCCACCAAGCTATTCTTCACGCACACCAGGCACTCCTGGAACCCCTAGCTACCCCAGGACCCCTCACACACCAGGAACCCCCAAGTCTGCCATCTTGGTGCCCAGTGAGAAGAAAGTTGCCATTATACGTACACCTCCAAAATCTCCTGCTACTCCCAAGCAGCTTCGGCTTATCAACCAACCACTGCCAGACCTGAAGAATGTCAAATCCAAAATCGGATCGACAGACAACATCAAATACCAGCCTAAAGGGGGGCAG GTTAGGATTTTAAACAAGAAGATCGATTTTAGCAAGGTTCAGTCCAGATGTGGTTCCAAGGATAACATCAAACATTCTGCTGGGGGCGGAAAT GTACAGATTGTCACCAAGAAGATAGACCTAAGCCACGTGACATCCAAATGCGGCTCTCTGAAGAACATCCGACACAGGCCAG GTGGTGGGCGTGTGAAAATTGAGAGTGTGAAACTGGATTTCAAAGAAAAGGCCCAAGCTAAAGTCGGTTCGCTTGACAATGCTCACCACGTACCTGGAGGTGGTAATGTCAAG ATTGACAGCCAAAAGTTGAACTTCAGAGAGCATGCTAAGGCCCGTGTGGACCACGGAGCTGAGATCATTACACAGTCTCCAGGCAGATCCAGCGTGGCATCCCCCCGACGACTCAGCAACGTCTCCTCTTCTGGAAGCATCAACCTACTCGAATCCCCCCAGCTTGCCACTCTGGCCGAGGATGTCACGGCCGCACTCGCTAAGCAGGGCTTGTGA